From the Mesorhizobium sp. WSM2240 genome, the window CCGCCTTCAGCATCGCGATGTTCGGCCACCAGAACGAACTCTACGATAAGGCATTCAAGGATTACTTCGGCGTCCAGCCACCGGAGCGCAAGCCAGGCTTCCCGACCATCTGATTGCGACCGCCCGGCCACCACAATGGCCGGGCGGCGCACTTCCTGCCGATGCGACAGTCCAGCGAAGTCTGAATGAACTATCACCTCAATTTCAATCTCATTTGGCGGCATTTCGACAAGCTGTGGCAGGGGCTGATCCTCAGCCTGGAACTGGCCGTGCTGTCGATCCTGATCGGCGCTTTCATCGGGCTCGTACTCGCCATCTGGTATGTCTCCGCCGGCAGGATCGTGCGGGGAGCGATTTCGGCCTATGTCGAATTCATCCGCAACGTACCACTGATCCTTCTGGTCTATATCGTCTTCTACGGTATCCCCACGGTCGTCGACTTTGCCTACAGCGCGACGGTGTCGTTCGTGGGAACGCTGTCGCTTTATGCGGGCGCCTATCTCGTCGAGGTGTTCCGCTCCGGGCTCGAGGCAGTGCCGCGCGGACAGATCGACGCTGGCAAGGCGATCGGGCTGACGCCCTTGCAGCGCCTCCTCCACGTGCGCCTGCCGACTATGGCGCGAATAACCCTTCCCGCCCTGTCGAACACGTTCATCTCGCTGTTCAAGGACACCTCCGTGGCCTCCGTCATCTCGGTGCCCGAGCTGACCTACGGCGCGCAATGGATCAACTTCAACACTTTCCGGATCGTCGAGGTCTATATCGTCACGACCGTCATGTACCTGGTCACCGGCTATGGGGTCCTGTTCGGACTGCGGCTGATGGAGCGCCGCTTCAGGGCGGAGCGCTGAGCCAATGGCAGCGGTTCTCTATGCACTTCCGTTCCTTTTGCAGGGACTCCTGATCACCCTTTGGGTCTCCGCCCTCGTCGTGGTGTTCTCGCTGGTCATCGGCGTGATCCTCGGGGTGGGGCTGGTCTATGGCCCGCGTCCCGTCCAATGGCTCGTCCGACTTTTCAGCGACTGCATCCGCGGCATTCCGATCCTCGTGCTGATATTCGTCGTCTATTACGGCTTCCCGCCGCTGGGCATCGCCATCGACTCGTTCTGGGCCGGCGTGGTCGCCCTGACCCTGTTCAAGGCGGCCCAGGTGATCGAATATGCCCGAGGCGCGATCTCGTCGATCCCAAAGGGACAGATGGAGGCCGGCAAGGCGATCGGCCTGACCTTCGTCCAGCGCCTGCAATCCGTCATCTTCCCACAGGCTATACGGCGCTTCCTTCCGCCGTGGATCAACGGCGTGACCGATGCGGTCAAGGGAAGCGCGCTGATCTCGCTGCTGGGCGTCGTCGATCTCATGCAGTCGATCAACGAGGTGATCGGGCGGACCTATGAGGCGATGCCGCTCTATCTGCTCGGTGCCTTCATCTATTTCGTGATCAACTATTCGCTGTCGCTGACCAGCCGGTACGTGGAACGGCGCTACGCATACATTCGGGACTGAGACCATGGATGCAAACGAACGGCCGCTGCTCAAGATCGAGGGCCTGCAGAAGTCATTCGGACAAATCGACGTCCTCAAAGGTATCAGCATGACCGTGCGCAAGGGAGAAGTGGTCTCGATCATCGGACCTTCGGGCAGCGGCAAGACGACGCTGCTGCGCTGCGTAAACTTCCTCGAAACCTACGAGCACGGCTCCATCCAGATCGCCGGCCAGGAAGTCGGGTTCCGCGACAGCAACAACCGCCAGCGGCGCGGCGAAACCGACCTCGCCCGCATGCGCGCCGAAACCGGCATGGTGTTCCAGAGCTTCAATCTGTTTCCGCACCTCA encodes:
- a CDS encoding amino acid ABC transporter permease; translated protein: MNYHLNFNLIWRHFDKLWQGLILSLELAVLSILIGAFIGLVLAIWYVSAGRIVRGAISAYVEFIRNVPLILLVYIVFYGIPTVVDFAYSATVSFVGTLSLYAGAYLVEVFRSGLEAVPRGQIDAGKAIGLTPLQRLLHVRLPTMARITLPALSNTFISLFKDTSVASVISVPELTYGAQWINFNTFRIVEVYIVTTVMYLVTGYGVLFGLRLMERRFRAER
- a CDS encoding amino acid ABC transporter permease, giving the protein MAAVLYALPFLLQGLLITLWVSALVVVFSLVIGVILGVGLVYGPRPVQWLVRLFSDCIRGIPILVLIFVVYYGFPPLGIAIDSFWAGVVALTLFKAAQVIEYARGAISSIPKGQMEAGKAIGLTFVQRLQSVIFPQAIRRFLPPWINGVTDAVKGSALISLLGVVDLMQSINEVIGRTYEAMPLYLLGAFIYFVINYSLSLTSRYVERRYAYIRD